The window GATGGACATCGTCCATTGCCACCACCTGCTGATGAGCGTGGAGATGGCCCACCGCTACGCCCGCTGCCCCATCATCTACACCAATCACACCCGCTACGATCTCTATACTGGGGCCTACACGCCCTTGCCGCAACCGGCGGCCGACGCCATCATGCGCCAGGTGTGGCCCGAATTCACCGATCTGGCCGACGTCGTGATCGCCCCGTCGGAAGGCATGCGCCAGGTGATGGTCGATTTCGGCGTGCGCGCCCGCACCGTCATCATCGAGAACGGCATCGACCTGGAGCCGTTTCTCCATCCCCGCCAACCACGCACCAAAGCCGATTTTGGACTGCCCGAAACGGCGCGGCTGCTGCTCTACGTCGGCCGCCTGGCCGCCGAAAAGGACGTGGTCGCCCTCATCCGGCAGTTCGTGGTGGCCCGCGGGCTGTTGCCAGAGTTGCAGCTGGCCCTCATCGGCCAGGGGCCACAGGAAGCCGAGCTAAAGCGGCTAGTGGCGGAGCAACAACTCGGCGACTGCGTCCATTTTCGCGGCGTCGTGGCCTATGACGAGGTGGGCGATTGGCTGGCCGCGGCCGATGCCTTCGTCACCGCCTCCACCAGCGAAGTCCACCCCCTGACGGTCATCGAGGCCATGGCCGCCGGCAAACCAATCGCCGCCGTCCGTTCGCCGGGCATCGCCGACACGGTTGAATCCGGCGTCACCGGCTATCTGGCCGACACGCCCGACGGGCTGGACGCGGCCATCGTGGCCCTGCTGGCCGACCCGGCCCGCGCGCGGGCCATGGGCGAGGCCGCGCGCGCCGTCAGCCTGCGCTTCGACATTCGCCGCACCGTCGCCCGCACGGTGGAACTCTATGAAGAACTGCTGGCCGAGCGCCCCGATCTGAGCCGCGACCAGGAACACGGCCGTTGGTCGCGCCGCACGGAAAAGTGGGGCGCGCTGCTCGATCAGTTGGCCGACATCATTCGCCCGGCCGACGAAGCCGACGCGGCCCGCGACCGGCCAGGGACGCGATGAGCGAGCCGGGCACGGATCAGCGCCGCGGCCTCGGCCGCTGGGGCGAAAATCAGGCCGCCGACCATCTAACGGCCGCCGGCTACAGCCTCGTGGCTCGCAACTGGCGCTGTCGCGGCGGCGAGATCGACCTGATCTTCCGCGACGGCGAGACGGTCGTTTTCGTAGAGGTGAAAACACGACGCGGCCGGGCCTATGGCGCGCCGGAAGAGGCCCTGACACCCCACAAGGCGCAGAAGTTGCTCGACCTGGGGCAGCAGTACGTGGCTGCCCACGATCTGGACGGCGTGGCCTGGCGCATCGATCTGGTGGCCGTCGAATTGGACGAACGCGGCCGGCTGCTGCGCTGCGACCACATCCCCAATGCCGTCTGGGGCTGGTGAGGGCGCGCGAGGCGACGCATGACCAACGCGAGCGGGCAAAACATCCTCATCCTGACCAACGACGCCGGCATGGGCCACCGGCAGGCGGCGCAGGCGACCGTGGCCGCGCTCGAACGACGCGCCGGCGATTCGCTGCGGCCGGTGCTGGTGAACCCGCTGGAGGAGCCGGGCGCGCCGCCGACGTTGCGCAATCTGCAATCCGACTTCAACCGTCTGGTGCAGCGCGCCCCGGCCCTCTACTCGTTGGGCCACGAGGTCGGCAACGGCTATCTGCCGACGCGCCTCATGGAACGGCTGGAGACGCGCCTGCTGGGCGAGACGATCGACCGCATCCTGCGCAGCGCCCGCCCGGCCATCGTCGTCGCCACTCATCCCACCTACATCTATTTGCTGGTCGATTACCGCAAGCGGCAGCGCCAGCCGTGGTCGCTGGCCGTGCTGGTCACCGATCTGGCCCGCCTGCAACGCCTGTGGTTCCGCAAGGAGGTCGATCTCTACCTGGTGCCGACCGATGAGGCTGCCGCGCTGGCCGTCCGGCGCGGCATCCGGCCGGAACGCGTCCACGTCACCGGCATCCCCGTGGATTTGCGGCTGGCCGAGGCTGCCCCCTTGCGCCCACAATTACGCGCCCAATACGGCTGGGACGCGGCGCTGCCATTGATTTTGGCCGTGGGCAGCCGTCGCGTGGTCGATTTTATGAGCGTCCTGCAAGCCCTCAACGAGGCTCGCCTGCCCATCCAACTGGCCGTGGTGACCGGCGACGACGAGGAGCTATTGCGCGAGGTGGGGGCCATCGACTGGCAAATCCCCACTCACCTATACGGCTACGTCGATGATTTGCCGCTGCGGCTGCGCGCCGCCGATGCCGTCATCACCAAGGCCGGCGGCCTGACCGTGGCCGAGTCCCTGGCCGCCGGGACGCCGCTGTTCATCATCCAGTCCACGCCCATGCATGAGCAGGGCAACGCCGCCTACGTCGTGGCCGGCGGCGCGGGCCTGCGCGCCGAGAATCCGGCCGATCTGGCCGACGCCCTGCGCGGCGCTCTGGCCAACGATTGCCGCCTGCTGACGGCCATGGCCGACAATGCCCGGCGGCTGGGCCGGCCGCGCGCCGCCTATGACGTGGCCGAACAGTTGTGGACGTTGGGGCAGCGGGCAGCCACTGATCCGCAACCGGTGACGGCCGACCGATGAGCGCCAACCGCCGGCCGCTGCTGGTTCTCGTCGGCCCCACGGCCGTGGGCAAGACGGCGCTGTCGTTGCGTCTGGCCCGGCAGTTCAGCGGCGAGATCGTCTCGGCCGATTCGCGCCTGTTCTATCGCGGCCTCGACGTGGGCACGGCCAAGCCGACGGCCGCCGAACGGGCCGCCGCGCCCCATCACCTCATCGATCTGTGCCAGCCGGACGAAACGCTGAGCCTGGGCCAATACCAGCGGTTGGCCTACCGGGCCATCGACGACTGCCACGCCCGCGCCCGGCTGCCCATCCTGGTCGGCGGCACGGGGCAGTACGTGTGGGCCGTGGTCGAGGGCTGGGGTATCCCCGAAGTGGCTCCGCAAGCGGCGCTGCGGGCGGCGCTGGAGCAACTGGGCGAGGCGGAAGCGGCGCGTTGGCTGGCCGCGCTCGATCCGGCCGCCGCCGCGCGCATCGATCCGCGCAATGTGCGCCGCGTCGTCCGCGCCCTGGAAGTGACACTGACCACCGGCCGGCGCATGTCGGACTTGCAGCGCAAGACGCCGCCACCCTATGAACCGCTGATCGTCGGCCTGGGGCGCGATCGTCGTTCCCTCTATGAGCGCATCGACGCCCGCGTGGACGGGATGATGGCCGCCGGATTGCTCAACGAGGTGAGCCGGCTGCGCGACGCGGGCTACGACCGCCGCCTGCCGTCGCTGAGCGGCCTGGGCTATCGCCAACTGTGGGCCTATCTGGCGGGCGAGATGACGTTGGATGCGGCCGTGGAACGCATCAAGTTCGAGACCCACCGCTTCGCCCGGCAGCAGGCGACGTGGTTCCGCGCTGACGACCCGCGCATCGCCTGGTTCGATCTGGAAACAATGGACGAAGAGGAGATCATCGCCTTTGTCGAAAGATGGCTATGAAGGCCAAGAAATGATGGCTCTATAGCAACGCAACTAACCCTCTTCGGCTAAAACGGGGAGATTAAGTAAAATACATCTTATGAGAACAGCTAAGGATCAAGAGGATACGCTGACAATCAGTTTTAAAGCTGAACTATTTAAAATCAATTCATGGACCATTCTCAGACTACCTGAAGATGCCTCAGCCAAGCTTCCATCAAGAGGAATGACCATGGTTTCGGGGACTATGAACGGCGTCCCTTTTAATACCTTGCTCGAACCAGATGGAAGGTATGCACCGGGGCAACAATCGAGTCACTGGTTTAGACCTGACAACAAGCTGCTTGATGATGCCGGCGCCACGGCCGGGGACAGTGTAGAAGTTTCGATGAAACCGACCAAAGAGTGGATAGAGCCGGAAGTTCCTGAAGACTTAAAAAAAGCGCTGTCTACTTCCCCAAAAGCTGAGGCTTTATGGGAAGATATTACGCCACTTGCTCGTTGGGATTGGATTCGTTGGATACGGGCTGTCAAAACACCGGAGACCCGTCAAAAACATATAGACGTTGCGCTCGATAAACTCAACAAAGGCATGAGAAGGCCGTGTTGCTTTAACCGTAATTTATGTTCTGAACCTGCTGTATCGAAAAATTGGGCGCTCCTCGACCCGACACAATAAGACCTCTGAGGTTTGCGGCAAACCTCAGAGGTCTGGCAGGTTGATTTCTTCTTACCGCGTGAGCCGCTCAACCAGCCGGCGTATCTCCGACTCGAAGGCGGTGTTGATGGGGAACATGAGGTTCTGGCGGCGAATGACCGCCGCGCGGGCGGCCAGGTAGGCTTCCAGCAATTCGCCCATGCCCCGCGCCGTGGCCGCCAGGTCGCGATCATACGTGGCCCGCACCAGACCACGGCGGGCCGGCTCTTCGGGCGGCAGCGCCTCCAACAGCGGCGGCAGCGTGAAATAGAGCAGCTTCAGATAGGTGGCGAACGGCTTATCGGCGTCGCCCCGCTTCAGCAGGCGCAGCGTATCCCAGAACATGACCCAGAAACGATTGTCGAGGGCCGTCAGTTCGTCGGGGCTGATGTAAGGTTGGGCCGGGGCCAACCGGGCCGAGGCCGCCTGATGCCGCTCGGCCCACTTGTCGCTGTCCTTCAGGATGCGAATCTCGCGATACAGGGGATCGGGCGACAGGCCGTCGCGCGTGGCGAAGAGGTAGTCGGCCTTCGTGCCGTTACTGTAGAGGGCCACGTGGAGATGGGGCCGCACGTGGTCGGCGTCGAAGGAGCGGACGGCCACGTAGGGCATGACCGCCTTGACGAACTCGTGCCGCCTGGCCCAGGCCGCGTCGCGCTCGGCTGCCCCGGCAAAGAGTAGGGCGATGTCCACGTCGGAGTAGGCATCCTCGGCCCGGCGGCCGAACGAGCCATAGAGAAAGCAGACCAGCACGCCCGGCTCGGCCAGGGTGTGGCGTTGTAGGCGGCCGACGAATCGTTCTTGCTCGAACATAGTTTGAGTTAGAAACCGGGTTTCTCGGAAGAAACGCGGCTTCTAGGCAATGGAAATGGTACGCCAATCAGGGCAGGAAGCAACCCAGGGCGCGCATGATCAGCACCGCCGACAGCCCCAGGGTGATACCGGCCAGCACTTGCGGCGGCGTGTGGCGCTTCAGATAGAGGCGAATCCAGGCGATGAGGATGAGCAGCGGCAGCAGGACGAGGCCGACGACCCAGCCGAAGATGAGCGCCGCGATGAGCCAGGTGGCGGCGGCGGCCGTGGCGTGGATGCTGATGAGCCAGCGAGTGTTGATCAGACCCAACATGCCCAACGTGATGACGCTGAGGATAGCCAGACAGCGCAACAACTCCGGCCCATCGAAGAAGCGCAGAATCACGAAAGCCACTGCCCCGGAAATGACCGCCGTCAGATAGGGGATGTGGCGCTCGTTGGTGGCGCTCATGTGCAGATCGGTGACGCGGCCGGTGCGCATCAGATAGGCGACGACCAGCATCGGCGTCAGGGCGATGAGGGCACTATAGAGCGCGCCCCAGGCCAACCCCGGCCAGAACGGCCGCGCGTGGACGCCCAACGCCAGCCCGGTGAGCGCGAACATGATCGGCGGGCTGATGACGTTGGACAGCAGGCGGGCCACCCCCACCATGCCAACGCGGTCGGCTTTATGGGTATCGCGTGGTACGGTCATTGACGGACGGGGGGAAATAATTAACCACGGATTGACACGGATGTCACGGATTTTACGGATAGAAAATTTCTCTATCCGTTAAATCCGTTAAATCCGTCCAATCCGTGGTTAATTATTATCTGATCAGGTTCCTTCTTCCCAGGAGTTCAGATAGGCGACCTGCTCGGCGGTCAGGGTATCGATGTAGATGCCCATCGCGTCGAGCTTGATGCGGGCGATCTCCTGATCGACCTCCTGCGGGATGGTGTAGACGCGATTCTCGAGCTTATCTTTGTTATCGATCAGGTATTTGGCGGCCATGGCCTGCCCGGCGAAGCTCATGTCCATGACCGAGGCCGGATGCCCCTCGGCCGCGGCCAGATTGATCAGCCGCCCCTCGCCCAGCAGGTTCAGGCGGTGGCCGTTATGCTTCATCGTGTACTGTTCCACGAACGGCCGCACCCGCTTGGGGCCGTTGGTCGACAGCTTCTCCAGCGCCGGCTTGTTGATCTCCACGTCGAAGTGGCCGGAGTTCGACAGCAGCGCGCCGTCTTTCATGGCCATGAAGTGATGTTCGTCGAAGACATGGATGTCGCCCGTGGCGCTGACGAAAATATCGCCGATGGCCGCGGCTTCCATCATCGGCATGACCCGGTAGCCGTCCATGACCGCTTCCAGCGCCTTGAGCGGGTCGATCTCGGTGACGATGACGTTGCCGCCCAGACCGCGGGCGCGCATGGCGATGCCGCGGCTGCACCAGCCGTAGCCGGCCACGACCACGTTCTTGCCGGCCACCAGGACGTTGGTGGCGCGCACGATGCCGTCAATCGTCGATTGGCCCGTGCCGTAGCGATTGTCGAACATGTGCTTGGTCAGCGCGTCGTTGACGGCCATCATCGGGAATTGGAGCGCGCCGTCGGCGGCCATCGCCCGCAGGCGGATGATGCCGGTCGTCGTCTCTTCCGTGCCGCCGATCATGTTGTCGATCAGGTTGCGCCGGCTCTTGTGAATGGTGCTCACCAGGTCGGCCCCGTCGTCCATGACGATGTGGGGGTTGTGGTCGAGCGCGGCGTTGAGGTGCTTGAAATAGGTCTCGTTGTCCTCGCCCTTGATGGCGTAGACGGGAATCTCGTAGTGGCTGACCAGCGAGGCGGCCACGTCGTCCTGCGTGCTCAGCGGGTTGCTGGCCGACAGCACCACGTCGGCCCCGCCCGCTTGCAGGCTGACCATCAGGTTGGCCGTCTCGGTCGTCACGTGCATACAGGCGCTGATACGCAGCCCGGCAAAGGGCCGGTCGCTCGTGAATTGCTGCTGGATACCGCGCAGCACCGGCATCTCCTGCTCGGCCCACTCAATACGATGGCGGCCGCCGGGCGCAAGATCGATATTTTTAATGTCGAAATCCATACTGTTCTCCTTGAAATGACCTCCGGCCCGGCCGCCTAGCGGGCGACGGGCAGAGGCGCGTTGATGGCATCAGATTCCTGAAGAAGCACGTCGAGCGCCCCTTCGTCGTCAAAACTTTCACGGTAGCGGGCCACGAACTCGTGGCGCGTGAAATGATGATTTTGCGGGCCGAATTGCTCCAGCACGTAGGCCGCGGCCAGCGCGCCCATGCGCCCGGCCACGCCCCACGGCAGCCCCAATTGCATGCCGCGCATCAGGCCGGCGCGATAGGCATCGCCCGCCCCGGTCGGCTCGGCCACCCAGCGCGTGGGAGCCACGGGCACAATCTCCTCGTGGCCGTCGATGATCAGCCGCGAGCCGGACGCGCCCATCGTCAGCACCAGCCCGCCGATGCTGTCCAGAATCTGGGCCTCGCTGCGGCCGGTCTTCTCCTGGATCAGCTGGAACTCGTACTCGTTGCTCGACAGCAGATAGCAGCCGTCGATGCCCTCGCATATCTCCTGGCCGCTGACCCGCGCCGTCTGCTGGCTGGGGTCATAGATGTAGGGCAGGCCGATGGCCTTGCACTCGCGGATGTAGCTGAGCATGGCCCCCGGATCGTTGGGGGTGATGATGGTCAGATCGGCGTCGGGCGCGTAGTGGGCGAAGCTGAGCTTGCCGGCATGGGCCATGGCCCCGGTGTAGAAGCTGGCGATCTGGTTGTTCTCTTCGTCGGTATTGACGAAGAACGAGGCGCAGAACTCGTTGTCGATGGCGATGATGGCCGAGGTGTCGATGCCGTGGCTCTCCAGCCAGTCGCGATACTCGACGAAATCCTGCCCGGCGGTGGCCATGATCGTCGGTCGGTCGCCCAGCAGAGCCATCGTGTAGGCGATGTTGGGCGCGGTGCCGCCGCGCTGGCGCTTCAGCGAATCGACCAGAAAGCTGAGGCTGATCTTTTCCAGTTTATCGGCCACAAAGGCGTCCTGGAACCTGCCGGGAAACGACATGAGGTAATCGAACGCGATGGAGCCGGTGATGACTATTTTCATTTGTTCCGTTTTCTCTCTTCTCGACTTAACTATCCGTCGCCTTGCGCGATCAAATGACGATTCGGCCGCCTTGTCACGTGGACCGTATCGC is drawn from Candidatus Promineifilum breve and contains these coding sequences:
- a CDS encoding nucleotidyltransferase domain-containing protein, producing the protein MFEQERFVGRLQRHTLAEPGVLVCFLYGSFGRRAEDAYSDVDIALLFAGAAERDAAWARRHEFVKAVMPYVAVRSFDADHVRPHLHVALYSNGTKADYLFATRDGLSPDPLYREIRILKDSDKWAERHQAASARLAPAQPYISPDELTALDNRFWVMFWDTLRLLKRGDADKPFATYLKLLYFTLPPLLEALPPEEPARRGLVRATYDRDLAATARGMGELLEAYLAARAAVIRRQNLMFPINTAFESEIRRLVERLTR
- the ahcY gene encoding adenosylhomocysteinase, which encodes MDFDIKNIDLAPGGRHRIEWAEQEMPVLRGIQQQFTSDRPFAGLRISACMHVTTETANLMVSLQAGGADVVLSASNPLSTQDDVAASLVSHYEIPVYAIKGEDNETYFKHLNAALDHNPHIVMDDGADLVSTIHKSRRNLIDNMIGGTEETTTGIIRLRAMAADGALQFPMMAVNDALTKHMFDNRYGTGQSTIDGIVRATNVLVAGKNVVVAGYGWCSRGIAMRARGLGGNVIVTEIDPLKALEAVMDGYRVMPMMEAAAIGDIFVSATGDIHVFDEHHFMAMKDGALLSNSGHFDVEINKPALEKLSTNGPKRVRPFVEQYTMKHNGHRLNLLGEGRLINLAAAEGHPASVMDMSFAGQAMAAKYLIDNKDKLENRVYTIPQEVDQEIARIKLDAMGIYIDTLTAEQVAYLNSWEEGT
- a CDS encoding carbohydrate kinase family protein; the encoded protein is MKIVITGSIAFDYLMSFPGRFQDAFVADKLEKISLSFLVDSLKRQRGGTAPNIAYTMALLGDRPTIMATAGQDFVEYRDWLESHGIDTSAIIAIDNEFCASFFVNTDEENNQIASFYTGAMAHAGKLSFAHYAPDADLTIITPNDPGAMLSYIRECKAIGLPYIYDPSQQTARVSGQEICEGIDGCYLLSSNEYEFQLIQEKTGRSEAQILDSIGGLVLTMGASGSRLIIDGHEEIVPVAPTRWVAEPTGAGDAYRAGLMRGMQLGLPWGVAGRMGALAAAYVLEQFGPQNHHFTRHEFVARYRESFDDEGALDVLLQESDAINAPLPVAR
- a CDS encoding YraN family protein; this translates as MSEPGTDQRRGLGRWGENQAADHLTAAGYSLVARNWRCRGGEIDLIFRDGETVVFVEVKTRRGRAYGAPEEALTPHKAQKLLDLGQQYVAAHDLDGVAWRIDLVAVELDERGRLLRCDHIPNAVWGW
- a CDS encoding glycosyltransferase, which translates into the protein MRIGMVSATYDAAVINGAVRMVTLYKTYLEELGHEVTIFTLGEASETDEATRVIRSPGLRLGHYGYYLGMSYTREAQALLAGMDIVHCHHLLMSVEMAHRYARCPIIYTNHTRYDLYTGAYTPLPQPAADAIMRQVWPEFTDLADVVIAPSEGMRQVMVDFGVRARTVIIENGIDLEPFLHPRQPRTKADFGLPETARLLLYVGRLAAEKDVVALIRQFVVARGLLPELQLALIGQGPQEAELKRLVAEQQLGDCVHFRGVVAYDEVGDWLAAADAFVTASTSEVHPLTVIEAMAAGKPIAAVRSPGIADTVESGVTGYLADTPDGLDAAIVALLADPARARAMGEAARAVSLRFDIRRTVARTVELYEELLAERPDLSRDQEHGRWSRRTEKWGALLDQLADIIRPADEADAARDRPGTR
- a CDS encoding YdeI/OmpD-associated family protein; translated protein: MRTAKDQEDTLTISFKAELFKINSWTILRLPEDASAKLPSRGMTMVSGTMNGVPFNTLLEPDGRYAPGQQSSHWFRPDNKLLDDAGATAGDSVEVSMKPTKEWIEPEVPEDLKKALSTSPKAEALWEDITPLARWDWIRWIRAVKTPETRQKHIDVALDKLNKGMRRPCCFNRNLCSEPAVSKNWALLDPTQ
- a CDS encoding MGDG synthase family glycosyltransferase; translated protein: MTNASGQNILILTNDAGMGHRQAAQATVAALERRAGDSLRPVLVNPLEEPGAPPTLRNLQSDFNRLVQRAPALYSLGHEVGNGYLPTRLMERLETRLLGETIDRILRSARPAIVVATHPTYIYLLVDYRKRQRQPWSLAVLVTDLARLQRLWFRKEVDLYLVPTDEAAALAVRRGIRPERVHVTGIPVDLRLAEAAPLRPQLRAQYGWDAALPLILAVGSRRVVDFMSVLQALNEARLPIQLAVVTGDDEELLREVGAIDWQIPTHLYGYVDDLPLRLRAADAVITKAGGLTVAESLAAGTPLFIIQSTPMHEQGNAAYVVAGGAGLRAENPADLADALRGALANDCRLLTAMADNARRLGRPRAAYDVAEQLWTLGQRAATDPQPVTADR
- the miaA gene encoding tRNA (adenosine(37)-N6)-dimethylallyltransferase MiaA, whose translation is MSANRRPLLVLVGPTAVGKTALSLRLARQFSGEIVSADSRLFYRGLDVGTAKPTAAERAAAPHHLIDLCQPDETLSLGQYQRLAYRAIDDCHARARLPILVGGTGQYVWAVVEGWGIPEVAPQAALRAALEQLGEAEAARWLAALDPAAAARIDPRNVRRVVRALEVTLTTGRRMSDLQRKTPPPYEPLIVGLGRDRRSLYERIDARVDGMMAAGLLNEVSRLRDAGYDRRLPSLSGLGYRQLWAYLAGEMTLDAAVERIKFETHRFARQQATWFRADDPRIAWFDLETMDEEEIIAFVERWL